A stretch of Gemmatimonas aurantiaca T-27 DNA encodes these proteins:
- a CDS encoding RNA polymerase sigma factor, with translation MTSEDTPPPSDAESDVTCLQAIAGGDELALRHLYDRHGATVYGLVLRMLGDPERAAMATVETFTQAWRDAGRYRGVRGNVLGWLTTIARLRALDLARAGDEQRHDVLTDGTSPLVLALPEETQQAIALIFFGGYTQHDVADRLQIPVGTVRRHVEMGMRALRVKREAL, from the coding sequence GTGACCTCTGAAGACACCCCACCGCCGTCGGACGCTGAATCCGACGTCACCTGCCTGCAAGCCATCGCTGGTGGCGACGAACTCGCCTTGCGACACCTCTATGATCGGCACGGCGCCACCGTGTACGGCCTCGTGCTGCGCATGCTCGGCGACCCCGAACGTGCCGCCATGGCGACCGTGGAGACCTTCACGCAGGCATGGCGTGATGCCGGACGCTATCGCGGTGTGCGGGGCAATGTGCTGGGGTGGCTGACGACGATCGCGCGGCTTCGGGCGCTCGATCTGGCGCGTGCTGGTGATGAACAACGGCACGATGTGCTGACCGATGGCACATCACCGCTGGTGCTGGCATTGCCCGAGGAGACGCAGCAGGCCATCGCCCTCATCTTCTTCGGCGGCTACACGCAGCATGATGTGGCTGATCGCCTGCAGATTCCGGTCGGCACCGTGCGGCGGCATGTGGAGATGGGAATGCGTGCACTGCGCGTGAAGCGGGAGGCGTTGTGA
- a CDS encoding anti-sigma factor domain-containing protein, giving the protein MSEYTSLEALRGTMPAYVLGALTPEERTDYERALRTPENASVMRGEFEACQATVNMLASAQPVEPPDGLFDRILTQVHAVMAQAAAAPPLETTAPTIDRRGGDRRRDDRRVDDGQHQPDEDRRQQERRHEGRRHDDTVEVHTPISAPVVRMSRNSRATRALTPLAMSGVEARSNTMPLVGWWTAGALFLVLVGVSYFAATTRRAHAELDTRLRENRVLLSRSEARLAERERLTVTLLGGRASVVLVNLRHPTTDAAAQFFWNAREGRAIINVFGLPPLPPDRSYQLWMLRDGVSTPIIEISPNEAGAVLVPGIEMPTSPTGVTQLFITNEPRSGKLAAPSEPQVLFGTVEARAALLVNSAPPPQNPAAAR; this is encoded by the coding sequence GTGAGTGAGTACACCTCGCTGGAGGCGCTCCGAGGCACGATGCCGGCCTATGTCCTTGGCGCACTCACGCCCGAGGAGCGCACCGACTATGAACGCGCGCTGCGCACGCCGGAAAACGCCTCGGTGATGCGTGGCGAGTTCGAAGCCTGTCAGGCCACCGTGAACATGCTGGCCAGTGCGCAGCCGGTGGAGCCACCTGACGGGTTGTTCGATCGGATCCTCACGCAGGTCCATGCGGTGATGGCGCAGGCTGCCGCGGCACCACCGCTGGAAACCACGGCTCCCACGATCGATCGACGCGGCGGAGATCGTCGTCGTGATGATCGTCGCGTCGACGATGGCCAGCATCAGCCAGATGAAGATCGCCGCCAGCAGGAACGGCGGCACGAAGGCCGCCGGCATGACGACACCGTGGAGGTGCACACGCCGATCAGTGCGCCGGTGGTACGTATGTCCCGCAACAGCCGCGCCACGCGCGCCCTGACACCACTCGCGATGAGCGGTGTGGAGGCCCGTTCGAATACCATGCCCCTCGTCGGCTGGTGGACGGCGGGTGCGTTGTTTCTGGTGCTCGTCGGGGTGAGTTATTTCGCGGCCACCACACGACGTGCGCATGCCGAACTCGATACGCGTCTGCGCGAAAATCGTGTGCTGCTCTCACGCAGCGAGGCACGACTGGCCGAACGCGAACGGCTCACCGTCACGTTGCTTGGTGGGCGGGCGTCGGTGGTGTTGGTCAACCTGCGCCATCCCACCACGGATGCGGCAGCGCAGTTCTTCTGGAACGCGCGCGAAGGCCGGGCCATTATCAATGTGTTCGGGCTGCCACCACTGCCGCCCGATCGCAGCTATCAGCTATGGATGCTGCGCGATGGCGTCTCCACCCCGATCATCGAGATCTCGCCCAACGAAGCGGGCGCCGTGCTGGTGCCGGGCATCGAGATGCCCACCTCACCCACCGGGGTGACACAGTTGTTCATCACGAATGAACCGCGGTCCGGGAAGCTCGCGGCGCCCAGCGAGCCGCAGGTACTGTTTGGAACGGTGGAAGCGCGAGCGGCACTGTTGGTGAACTCGGCGCCGCCGCCGCAAAATCCGGCGGCGGCCCGTTAG